AATGTTAGGAATTAATGCAGTTATTCCTGATTACTCTTACTTAAAAGAAAATGAGAAAAAAATTAAAGCTCTATTTATTACTCATGGACATGAAGACCACATTGGTGGAATTCACTACTTAGTGAAACAAGTTAATATTCCTGTTATTTATGCACCAGAATTAGCTGCTGCATTAATTAGAGACAGATTAAAAGAACACAAACTAACTGATAAAACAATTGTTAAAGAATATGTTGCAGATGATGTTTGAGCAACAAAAAACTTACGTGTAAGTTATGCTGCTTTAAACCACTCAATTCCAGATGCGTTTGGAATTTTAGTTGAAACTCCAAATGGAAACATTTTCTCTACAGGAGATTATAAATTTGACTGATCACCTTTAGGACACTTTGCTGAGTTAAGTAAATTAGCAAGTATGGGTGATAAAGGGATTGAACTTTTAATGGCTGATTCAACAAATGCAGAAGTTGAAGGTTATACACCTGGTGAAAAAGGGATTATGGAGAACATTGATAAATTGTTCTTAAAAGCTAAAGGAAGAATCTTTATTACAACTTTTGCTTCTAACGTTCACCGTATTCAACAAATTGTTGAACTAGCAAACAAATATGATAAAAAAGTTGTGATCTTAGGTAGATCGATTGAAAGAATTATTAAAATAATTCGCCAAATGGGTCACTTAAAAATTAATGACAAAATGTTTATTAAAGCAAACGATATTGAAAAGTACCCTGCAAACAAAATAATGATTATCTCTACAGGTAGTCAAGGTGAGCCAATGGCTGCATTATCAAGAATTGCAACAAATAGACACCAATCTATTTCAATCATTCCTGGTGATACTGTAATATTCTCTTCATCACCAATTCCTGGAAATAGAGCTGATGTTGAAATTTTAATTAATAGATTAACACGTATTGGTGCTAATGTGATTGAATCATCACTATCAAATAGAATTCATACTTCAGGGCATGCAAGTCAAGAAGAACAAAAACTGTTATTTACACTATTAAGACCTAACTACTTTATGCCAATGCATGGAGAATTCAGAATGTTAAAAAAACATATTGAAACAGCTGAATCAGTTAACTTAGAATCAGGTCATGGATTTGTAATGGCAAATGGTGATCAATTAGAATTACTACAAGGTAAAGCAAGTATTGGAAAGCGTATTGATGCTGATGCAATCTATGTTGATGGTAAAGACATGACAGCACATGCTTCAAATATTATTAGAGAACGTGACATATTAAGTAAAGATGGATTGATTTCAGTTGTTGTATCAATTGATTCTCAAACTAATAAATTATTATGTACACCAAGAATTATTTCACGTGGAAGTTTTTATGTAAAAGATTCAGGAAATATTATTAGCGAAGCTATTACAATTGTTACTGAATCTATTAATGAAGTTTTAAATTCATCTAAACCAACTTTTGGAGCAATTAAAAAAGCGATCAAACAATCACTTTCTCCTTATATCTTTAAAACAAAGCGTAGAAACCCTTTAATTATTCCTGTTATATTAAACAAAAAATAGGAGTGTCAAAGTATAAACATACTTAAATAGTAAGTATTAAATAAAATATTAGAAAAGATGCTAATCACATCTTTTTTTATAATTTATTATCTTTTTTAAGAATATTTTTTAAACATTTATTTTAATTTTTCATTTTCTTCCTTTATTATTGGTATTAATAAAATAGATAATCAAATAATGTTAACTAATGGTACTGAAAATACTAAATTAAAAATTACTTTTAATTACTTTTTATTAATTAATTTATTTTTAAATAATTAGAAGTATTAATAAAACTATTGAATAATAAAATCCAGAACTTAATTGTTGTTCATTATCAGAAATAATTATGAATAATAAAACAATGCTTAAAATTAATCAAAAAGTTATAAAAAATCTAAAAAACAAGTTGCAACAATATAAATTTTAATTTTATCATTGTTGTTATAGTTAGTGTCCATATTATTTATTTGAATTAAACCTATAATGCTTGGGATCAATAATAAAAAATATACTACACTTCAAAACATTTAATTAACCTTTTTTTCTAAATACTTACTTATAGTAACAAAATTGGTCTTGAAGCAGATCAGTTGCCGATTGTTCTACCCTGTATAAGTTTTTATTATTAATTTATTATTTACATTTTAAATCTAAAATAAGAAACTTACAACACTAAGAAATTTACAACACTTTTAAAGTGGCTTTAAAAATCTTAATTTAAATTCTTAATATACTTTTAAGTGTAAAAAGTTTATAATTAATCTAATAAAAAAGAAAGGAATTTTATTAAAATATGGATACATATAGAAATTATGGTAGAAGTTATATTCCTAGAGGATTTATAACTTTTGCTCAAATACTTGGAACAATGATAACTGGAATTATATTAGTGATTACAATTTATTTCTTATTAACTGATGGTTTTATTAAAGAAAAACCTACATTAAGCGCTTTAATAATTGGAATTGAAGTTTACTTCTTATGAAAATCAATTTATTCAGCTTATGTAATTATTACTTATTTAAAAACTGCATCAGATGAAGAAGTTATTGCTAATAGATATATTCTTGCAGTACTTAGTGTTGGAGTTGGAGGAATTATTACACCTTTTATTTTAACTTCAATGCCAAACATCGAAACTGAATCTTCATTAAACCCTAGAGCTTTCTTAGCAAAAAACTTAGGATTTACAATGTTATTTGGATTTACATTATTTTTAGTAACATTTATTTCAATTTCATTATCATCAGGAATAACATTTAATGAATTAATTGATACAAAAAGTGATTTTGGTTTAATTGGATTCTTATCAATAACTTTAGGTATTGTAGGATTGTTAATTGGAATCTTAGGATATGGATTATTTGCAAGAAGCAATGCTTCAGAATTAATGAAAGAAAAAAATCTACAAGGTTATGTAATGCAAGTTGTTGGAGTAATCTTTACAATTATTTCTACTGTAGAATTAGTATTCTTAATTATGATGTCAATTGTTAGATTGATCGGAGTTATCTTCCAATCATTTGCATGCATGAATCGTTATGATGGCTTCTTTAAAGTATTTGCTATCTTATTTGCATTCTCAAGAATTGGATTTGAAATCTGATATGTTACTTGAGTTGTTGCAATGTATTCAAGAATTATTTCAGGTTTATGATCAAAAGAACAAGTTGTTAGAATTAATAACTTTGAAAAAGTTGATGATATTCGTGTTCAAGAACAAAATGCAAAATAAATTAAGATGTTCGCTCACCACAAACACAAATAGCATTTATTTTTTTCTTCTTTTAATTCAATGTTAGCTTTTAAAAAGTCTGAATAACCTTTATCTAAAGATGCACTAGCATGAACACCTTTATGTAACGGAATAACTAATGTTTTACAACTATTTAATAATTCTTCTAATTTTGTTGATAAATATTATCCAATGTTTCAACTTCATAAATGTTATTTAAATCTTTTGCCATTATTTTATTTCCTTTTTAGCTTTTTAAAGCGCTGCATCATACATAAGTTTAGCTTCTTCATCAATATAATCATTTGAATGTTGACCATCTTTAAGAAATGATTAAGCATAACCACCAAACCCTACGATTATAGTAGCTACAAATGTTATACCACAAAATACAAGTTCAGTTATACCCTTGGTTTTTCTAGCTTGATCAATAATAGTAACACTCCCATTACTATCTCAATCGTATGATTTTGCACTAAAAAATTTATCATTCCAAATACAAATAATAGGCAAAAAGCTATTATGAATGCAAATCCCAATATTATTCATGGTCAAAATTTTTTATTTACAATTTTAGAACATCCCATATGATTTGAAAATGTTTTTCTGCCTGTTGCTACATAACCAAAATTAGAATCATTTGGAAAGTAAAATGCTCCACTTGATATTTGACCACTACTGCTTAATTTATATGGTTTAATCACTTGTTTAAAAAAACTACAACTTTTCATGAAAACCTACTTATGAATTAATCATATTTTACAATTTTCATGCAATTATTTTTATAAAACAAAAAATACTTTTCTAATTTTAATATAATTAACTTATAAACATTTTCGGGGCAAGGTGTAATTCCTTACCGATGGTAATAGTCCATGAGCTTTCAATAGTTGATTCAGTGAAATTCTGAAACCGACGGTATAGTCCGGATGGGAGAAAATGTCAGCAAGATAAACATTAAACTGTTTACATTTTTTTGCTGTGCGCCCCGCTTATTTAGAAGCGGTTTTTTATTGCAAGGAGGTTAATTTAATGGATAAAAAATATAGGCTTTGAAACTATAAATATGATTTCGCTGAAATTAACCTTAAGAATTGAAAAGAAGTATTTAAAGATACCTTTAAATTAAATATTAGAAAGATTGCACTTCTTTCAATGCTATTTGCAATTGAGATCATTATGACTATTATTTCAAAAGTTATTATGGGAATTGCAATTCCAATGATTGTTGGTGTATATACAATTGAAATATCTTTCTTTGTGATTCTAATCATCTATTTATGCTCAAACTACATATACGCCTCAATTCTTTCAATTTCAGCTATTTGGTTTAGATTACTACTAGGAAGCGAGCCAATCGGTTTATTATCAATGATGATATCAGATATGTTCTTCTTAACTATCTTCGCTATTGTTTTATTTATCTTAAAGAAATTTATCTTATTCAAATTTAATTTTAAAAATCAGATTACAATACTAATTTATTTAATTTGTATTGCTGGTTTAATCTCAATGATTGGATCTGGTTTTATTTCAATGCTATGTAATGATAAATTTATCTTTAATATGTACTATTTACATGATGATGGCAGTGGTTATTGAACTATGCTATTATGAGTTGGATTTGGTGTTACAATCGCTAAATACATAATTAATATATTATTATTTATTTCAACTATTAAAGTCTTATTAATTTTATTAAAACAATCAAGAGCATAAAAAAGGCAGACATTAATGTCTGCTTTTAATTATTTATTTAAATTATTTGTTTTGAATTGCAGCGATTCCAGGTAATTCTTTACCTTCCATGTATTCTAATGAAGCTCCACCACCTGTAGAAATTCATGAGAATTCATCTTTAAATCCTAATTTAATTGCAGCTGCAGCTGAGTCTCCTCCACCAATTAAAGTAAATCCTCCATCAGCTTTGCGTTTTGCAGCAGCTTCACAAACAGCAACTGTACCAGCTTTGAAGTTTTCAAATTCACTAACTCCCATTGGTCCATTTCAAACAACTGTTTTTGCGTTTGCTAATTCTTTTTGATACATTTCAATAGTTTTTGGTCCGATATCTAATCCCATCATTCCTGCAGGTACATTTTCACCACATAATATTGAAGTAACATCAGCATATTCAGGTGCACATAAACTATCAACTGGTAACATAATTTTTCCATTAGATTTTTCTAAGTATTCTTTAGCTAATTCAACTTTATCAGCTTCTAATAATGAGTTACCAATTTCTAATCCCATTGCTTTGTGAAATGTATATGTCATACCTCCACCGATTAAGATTTTGTCAACTTTGCTTAATAAGTTATCAATAACACCAATTTTATCTGAAACTTTTGCTCCACCTAAAATAGCAACAAATGGTCTTTCAGGTGCATCAATTCCTTTACCTAACATTTCAATTTCATTTTGAACTAAGAATCCTAATGCTGATTCTGAAATGTTTGAAGCAATTCCTACGTTTGAAGCATGCGCACGGTGAGCAGTTCCGAATGCATCATTAACAAATACATCTCCAAGACCTGCTCAGTATTTTCCTAACTCAGGATCATTTTTTGATTCTGCTTTAACAAATTCACCATCTTTAACATCTTCAAAACGAGTGTTTTCAAATAATAATACTTGTTTTTCATTTAATGCATTAATAGCTGATTCTAATTCAGTACCTCTTGTTTTGTTTACAAAAATAACCGATTGTCCTAATACTTCTTCTAATCTTTTTGCTACTGGAGCTAATGATTTAGTTTTTTTATCATCTTCACTTTTAATTCTTGATAAGTGTGAAAATAAGATAACTTTTGCATCATTTTCAATTAAGTATTTAATTGTTGGTAATGCTGCTTGAATACGATTATCATCAGTAATAATTCCATCTTTTAATGGAACATTAAAGTCAACACGAACTAAAACTTTTTTACCTTTTACATTAATATCTTTTAATGTTTTTTTCAAATTGTAATTCATTCTATTCTCCTCTTTTTTTCTTTACAATATATATTTTAACTCTTTTATATAAATTATTAAATTTAAAAAAACAAAAAAAATACCCTAAAAGGTATTTCATTTTATTAATTCTTGGAATTATAATCCCATGAAGTAAATTGTTGTTCTTACTAATTGTGAAACATATGATGATTCATTATCATATCATGCACAAACAGTAACTAATTGTTCACCATCAACTTCAGTAATTTTTGTTAATGTTGCATCAAAGATTGAACCAAATGATGATCCAATTGTATCTCCTGAAACGATTGGTTGAGTATTAAATTTAATTGCTTTTGCTAAGTCAGCATCACTTTTAATTCTTGCTTCAACTTTAGCATTGATTTCTTCAACACTTGTTTTTTTGCTTAATTGTAAAGTAACGTCTGTAATTGATCCTGTAATTGTTGGAACACGTAATGCGTATCCATCTAATTTACCTTTTAAGTTTGGTAATACTAATGAAACTGCTTTAGCTGCTCCAGTTGTTGAAGGAACGATGTTTCATGCTGCTGCACGTCCTCTTCTTAAATCACCGTGAGGTAAGTCTAATAATTTTTGGTCGTTTGTTACAGCGTGAACAGTAACCATTTTTCCTTTAACAATACCAAATTCTTCATCAATAATTTTAGCTACTGGTGATAAACAGTTTGTTGTGCATGAAGCTCCTGAAATAATTATGTCATCAGCAGTTAAGTTTTTGTGGTTAACTCCGTAAACGATTGTTTTCATTTCTCCTGTAGCAGGTGCTGAAATAATAACTTTTTTTGCTCCTGCTGTTAAGTGTGCTGATGCTTTTTCTTTATCTGTGTAGAAACCTGTTGATTCGATTACTAAGTCGATTCCTAAATTTCCTCAAGGTAAGTCTGCTGCATTTCTTTCAGCGAAAATTTTAATTTCTTTTCCATTAACAATAATTGAGTTATCAGTGTATGAAATTTTTCCTTCTTGGAATTTTCCTTGTGCTGAGTCAAATTCTAATAAATATGCTAATGTTTTTGTGTCTGTTAAATCGTTAACAGCAACGATATCAACTCCTTGGTTGAATAATTGTCTAAATGTTAAACGTCCTATTCTTCCGAATCCGTTAATTGCAACTTTTTTTGACATATATATTTTTCCTCTCTTGTAATATCTATACATTTATAATTTTACACTCTTAAATAAAAAAGAACAATTTTTTCAAAAAATTCTTTGATAATTTATGTTCTTTTAGAGTGTTCACCTTTTAGTTCGCAAAATGAAGTCAAAGTTAATATTCTTTCTTTCAATCTTGCTACTTTTGTTAATTCAATTTCTTTAATATTTTTTGTTATAGTATAAACTTTGTCTAGTTCATCATTATTAAAATTTGAAGACATAAAAGTTAATTTTTTTCGATTCATTCGATAGTTTAAAACAACATATCATAAATTATCTCTTGTTCAGTTTGAAACCATTTCACCAGCAAAATCATCAATAAATAATATATCTGCTTTTTTCATTTGATCAATGTATGGAATTGATGTACCTGAAGTCTTATTAAATTGTTCTTTACATTTTTCAATTAAATCAGCTGCTGTACAAAAGAAGATTTTTTCATTTCTTTTTGCTGCTTCATTCGCAAGGGTTTTTAGGATTGTTGTTTTACCAATTCCTGGTTTTCCATAAATATAAACACCTTTAATATTTTCACAATTAATTTTTGTTTTATCTTCAATGTATTTTAAAATTTGTTTTCCAGCATTATTAATAAGTAACTTTCTTTCTTGAATTTCTTCTTCGTTAAAAAAGTTTTCTGTTTTCAAAGCATCTAAATAATCTTTAATTGTTTTTGGATAAACATCTACACTAAAGTCCTTATAAATATAATTATTTTTAATCATTTGGTTTTTGTTTTCATATAAGAAATGTACACATGGACTTGAACTTAAATAAAAATTAGAATTTTTGTAAGTTAAATTTAATTGTCTTCCCTTAATTCTTTGACGACAGTCTTTTAAAAAACCTGTTTTACATTCAGTATAATCGGATACAAATTCATATAAAATAATAAAATTTTCTTTTAAAACTTCATCAGTAATTGGATTTGAATTATTAATGCTGTCAGCTATTAATTGAGCAATAATCTTATTATCTTTAAAAATTTGAATATCCATATACTTTACCTACCATTCTATATTTATATTTGTATCCATAACAAACTCATTAACTGCTTTTTTACGAGGTTTGTCTGCTTCTTCAATTTTATTGTCATGTTTTATACTTACATTTTTCAAGTGTGTATAAAGTTCTTTTGTTGTTGTAATACCTTTTGCTTTAATGTTCTCAACTATTTTAACAACATAGTTATAAATAAATTTTTTATTATTCTTTAAATAAGAATAACTAATTAAACAATTTAATATCCCATCTGATAAATTGTACTTTACTTTTAAGCTATTAATAATATCAATAACATTTTGATCGGCTTCAACACCCATGCATTCGTTATAGAATTTTATTCATTCTGTTGAATTAAAGCTATTAATAGTGTTGATATCATCATCTGATAAATAAACTCTTAGAACTTTTTTAAGTTCACTTCTTAAAAACATATTGACTTCTCTATTTAATGAAATTCAATCAATTTGTTTAGAT
This region of Mesoplasma melaleucae genomic DNA includes:
- a CDS encoding ribonuclease J → MEKEIIISTNQILEKEDFEPFVFKQKEVQRKYIKTESPTKVFALGGLEEIGKNTYCIEHENEIIMIDAGVKFPDDSMLGINAVIPDYSYLKENEKKIKALFITHGHEDHIGGIHYLVKQVNIPVIYAPELAAALIRDRLKEHKLTDKTIVKEYVADDVWATKNLRVSYAALNHSIPDAFGILVETPNGNIFSTGDYKFDWSPLGHFAELSKLASMGDKGIELLMADSTNAEVEGYTPGEKGIMENIDKLFLKAKGRIFITTFASNVHRIQQIVELANKYDKKVVILGRSIERIIKIIRQMGHLKINDKMFIKANDIEKYPANKIMIISTGSQGEPMAALSRIATNRHQSISIIPGDTVIFSSSPIPGNRADVEILINRLTRIGANVIESSLSNRIHTSGHASQEEQKLLFTLLRPNYFMPMHGEFRMLKKHIETAESVNLESGHGFVMANGDQLELLQGKASIGKRIDADAIYVDGKDMTAHASNIIRERDILSKDGLISVVVSIDSQTNKLLCTPRIISRGSFYVKDSGNIISEAITIVTESINEVLNSSKPTFGAIKKAIKQSLSPYIFKTKRRNPLIIPVILNKK
- a CDS encoding ECF transporter S component, with product MDKKYRLWNYKYDFAEINLKNWKEVFKDTFKLNIRKIALLSMLFAIEIIMTIISKVIMGIAIPMIVGVYTIEISFFVILIIYLCSNYIYASILSISAIWFRLLLGSEPIGLLSMMISDMFFLTIFAIVLFILKKFILFKFNFKNQITILIYLICIAGLISMIGSGFISMLCNDKFIFNMYYLHDDGSGYWTMLLWVGFGVTIAKYIINILLFISTIKVLLILLKQSRA
- a CDS encoding phosphoglycerate kinase, with translation MNYNLKKTLKDINVKGKKVLVRVDFNVPLKDGIITDDNRIQAALPTIKYLIENDAKVILFSHLSRIKSEDDKKTKSLAPVAKRLEEVLGQSVIFVNKTRGTELESAINALNEKQVLLFENTRFEDVKDGEFVKAESKNDPELGKYWAGLGDVFVNDAFGTAHRAHASNVGIASNISESALGFLVQNEIEMLGKGIDAPERPFVAILGGAKVSDKIGVIDNLLSKVDKILIGGGMTYTFHKAMGLEIGNSLLEADKVELAKEYLEKSNGKIMLPVDSLCAPEYADVTSILCGENVPAGMMGLDIGPKTIEMYQKELANAKTVVWNGPMGVSEFENFKAGTVAVCEAAAKRKADGGFTLIGGGDSAAAAIKLGFKDEFSWISTGGGASLEYMEGKELPGIAAIQNK
- the gap gene encoding type I glyceraldehyde-3-phosphate dehydrogenase, with amino-acid sequence MSKKVAINGFGRIGRLTFRQLFNQGVDIVAVNDLTDTKTLAYLLEFDSAQGKFQEGKISYTDNSIIVNGKEIKIFAERNAADLPWGNLGIDLVIESTGFYTDKEKASAHLTAGAKKVIISAPATGEMKTIVYGVNHKNLTADDIIISGASCTTNCLSPVAKIIDEEFGIVKGKMVTVHAVTNDQKLLDLPHGDLRRGRAAAWNIVPSTTGAAKAVSLVLPNLKGKLDGYALRVPTITGSITDVTLQLSKKTSVEEINAKVEARIKSDADLAKAIKFNTQPIVSGDTIGSSFGSIFDATLTKITEVDGEQLVTVCAWYDNESSYVSQLVRTTIYFMGL
- a CDS encoding ATP-binding protein, encoding MDIQIFKDNKIIAQLIADSINNSNPITDEVLKENFIILYEFVSDYTECKTGFLKDCRQRIKGRQLNLTYKNSNFYLSSSPCVHFLYENKNQMIKNNYIYKDFSVDVYPKTIKDYLDALKTENFFNEEEIQERKLLINNAGKQILKYIEDKTKINCENIKGVYIYGKPGIGKTTILKTLANEAAKRNEKIFFCTAADLIEKCKEQFNKTSGTSIPYIDQMKKADILFIDDFAGEMVSNWTRDNLWYVVLNYRMNRKKLTFMSSNFNNDELDKVYTITKNIKEIELTKVARLKERILTLTSFCELKGEHSKRT